In Triticum aestivum cultivar Chinese Spring chromosome 5B, IWGSC CS RefSeq v2.1, whole genome shotgun sequence, the following proteins share a genomic window:
- the LOC123116986 gene encoding cytochrome b5, producing the protein MPTLTKLYSMKEAALHNTPDDCWIVVDGKIYDVTAYLDDHPGGADVLLAVTGMDGTDEFEDAGHSKDAKALMKDYFIGELDLDEAPDMPEMEVFRKEQDKDFASKLVDYAVQYWAIPVAAAGISAVVAILYARRK; encoded by the exons ATGCCGACGCTGACGAAGCTGTACAGCATGAAGGAGGCCGCCCTCCACAACACCCCCGACGACTGCTGGATCGTCGTCGACGGCAAG ATTTATGATGTGACCGCGTATTTGGATGACCATCCTGGGGGTGCTGATGTTCTGCTTGCCGTGACTG GTATGGATGGCACCGACGAATTTGAAGATGCGGGCCACAGCAAGGATGCCAAGGCGTTAATGAAGGATTACTTCATTGGGGAGTTGGACTTGGACGAAGCACCTGACATGCCTGAGATGGAGGTTTTCAGGAAAGAGCAGGACAAGGACTTCGCCAGCAAGCTGGTGGATTACGCTGTGCAGTACTGGGCCATTCCGGTAGCAGCAGCCGGGATATCAGCCGTGGTTGCCATATTGTATGCACGGAGGAAGTGA